A section of the Halalkalicoccus tibetensis genome encodes:
- a CDS encoding TRAM domain-containing protein, translating to MEFSDNLLCLFSSEIDHRDGSYTIEIPEREVELGDLEPDRSYRIAMIPQARTQPDSNPDAAEESTQATVESDPPVAEGDHRTVEIETIGDQGDGIARVERGYVIIVPDTDPHERVEIEIMSVADTVAFADVIERYEDHE from the coding sequence ATGGAATTCTCAGATAACCTTCTGTGCTTGTTTAGTAGTGAGATTGATCACCGGGATGGCTCGTATACGATCGAGATTCCCGAACGCGAGGTCGAACTTGGAGACCTCGAGCCGGACCGTTCGTATCGCATCGCTATGATTCCGCAGGCTCGAACCCAGCCAGACTCAAATCCTGACGCCGCTGAAGAATCGACGCAAGCAACAGTCGAATCCGACCCACCTGTTGCTGAGGGTGATCATCGGACCGTCGAGATCGAAACGATCGGTGACCAAGGAGATGGGATCGCACGAGTCGAGCGAGGCTACGTAATTATCGTCCCCGATACCGATCCACACGAACGCGTCGAGATCGAGATCATGAGTGTCGCAGACACTGTAGCCTTCGCTGACGTCATTGAACGCTATGAGGACCACGAGTAG